Proteins found in one Aspergillus puulaauensis MK2 DNA, chromosome 8, nearly complete sequence genomic segment:
- a CDS encoding uncharacterized protein (SECRETED:SignalP(1-18)) — MLLGAILLLSAIVQHVAASAGAGPYQSLLIWYAYRMDIEAFGIRDNRLAPGITGSAPDGSCYFDELMDGLQRKGQNLAPGQQTSVGTDLTPDVVETAKEIRGLKSLDSSGNQKPFIYSVDNKKLFPPGHFTTPNPLLADLLDGLNSRMNAARKELGDEALGDTLKNARTAAEGIHEQRVREMSENLIDTANDYLQNEKHSSTKVVTEELTDMEGGKYTRIDMAMTAVADKNFIQYWAGFSPWLQQFKGGKTDKGKARSHYNAMRGFQGLSGRLQRKCL, encoded by the exons ATGCTTCTCGGGGCTATCTTGTTACTGAGCGCAATTGTTCAGCATGTGGCCGCCAGTGCAGGTGCAGGGCCGTACCAG AGTCTATTAATCTGGTACGCATATCGGATGGATATCGAGGCCTTCGGTATACGCGATAACAGACTCGCCCCTGGTATCACGGGCTCTGCCCCCGACGGGTCCTGCTATTTCGACGAGCTCATGGACGGGCTCCAAAGGAAGGGCCAAAATCTCGCCCCCGGGCAGCAGACTTCCGTCGGAACAGACCTCACCCCGGACGTGGTCGAAACCGCCAAAGAGATCCGCGGGCTAAAGTCCTTAGATAGTTCGGGTAACCAAAAGCCGTTTATCTACAGCGTTGACAACAAAAAGCTCTTCCCACCGGGACACTTCACGACGCCCAACCCGCTTCTTGCCGATCTCCTGGATGGCCTAAACAGTCGTATGAACGCTGCCCGGAAGGAGCTCGGCGATGAAGCTCTTGGGGATACGTTGAAGAACGCGCGGACTGCCGCAGAGGGGATCCATGAGCAACGGGTCCGTGAGATGTCGGAGAACCTCATCGATACGGCCAACGACTACCTTCAAAACGAGAAGCATTCGAGCACTAAGGTGGTGACAGAGGAGCTAACGGATATGGAAGGGGGGAAATACACACGAATTGATATGGCGATGACAGCGGTGGCGGACAAGAACTTTATACAGTACTGGGCCGGCTTCTCGCCGTGGCTGCAGCAGTTCAAGGGTGGCAAGACCGACAAAGGTAAAGCCCGGTCTCATTACAATGCTATGCGTGGCTTTCAGGGGTTGTCCGGCCGTCTGCAGAGGAAGTGCTTATAA
- a CDS encoding uncharacterized protein (CAZy:GH18;~COG:G;~EggNog:ENOG410PH38;~InterPro:IPR036861,IPR011583,IPR029070,IPR001223, IPR017853,IPR018392,IPR001579,IPR036779;~PFAM:PF00704,PF01476;~TransMembrane:1 (o863-889i);~go_function: GO:0004553 - hydrolase activity, hydrolyzing O-glycosyl compounds [Evidence IEA];~go_function: GO:0008061 - chitin binding [Evidence IEA];~go_process: GO:0005975 - carbohydrate metabolic process [Evidence IEA]), which yields MSDVCKYIQVEADDGCWALADRCGISEDDLVKYNPGDGFCDNLILDQYVCCSEGDLPDFSPRPDDDGNCYVYVVQKDDNCADIAKANKINDWEKIEDWNTLTWGWMGCGSLPEKANICLSEGDPPFPATVDAAVCGPQKSDTKKPDKGSVWDWADLNPCPLNACCDVWGQCGITPEFCTNSTEDGGAPGTAKNGTNGCISNCGTEIKSTSTRPGRPMRIGYFEAWNLDRPCANMDISKMTDGDIYTHIHWAFGNITDSWEVDVSGLQEQFDGLKELEDIQKILSFGGWGFSTEPYTHNIFREGVKDGNRQILAANVAKFVNDNDLDGVDFDWEYPGAQDIPGIQPDSPDSGKNYAAFLKLVREALDEDRTMSMALPASYWYLKGFDPLTQYDEYMDYYVYMTYDLHGQWDWNNTYVNPGCPLGDCLRSHVNKTETEYALSMVTKAGLPSIKIVPGLALYGRSFEMTDPDCKGPECKFTGKESGATKGSCTNTAGYISNLEIYSLINQASNIDDEEDPVSIEQYEDEGDILIYNNNQWVSWLTPESYSARQQWYDELHFGGSVDWASDLNRTYGNNGTGDQEDTDDGWGNLEPCPQIVFPYLEGLQTGIDNGIPDYCIPEMTLDTLTWMLDVAYGNYTDVNNGYDEMFDYYVKYIEKIIPSVLNNAFMLNMSTTDTNQLVPDDGYGMQYFDCRFPEQDDWVSCAKWDDNLDALWRYLDATDLKLRDEDGFDKALATAGLMRDWIDFGEWSITRRNLAVRPPESTTLSFTGWPIRNESMVVSNPKDIVTKGLPDIPTLREEMQATRLEIMAGLWIGGDPGAAAVAYTPPVLMLEQAVDSMKQAKELGEKEEEEEEEEERKRMENIILLVIGVVLMFVPVVGTEVAAGLGFANVARVIAIAGELGNAAMATYDTVNDPASAVVNMLGMLFGAGSIAKVARDAKGLTKVADWRRGMKTGEISSMGKIFQDGDSKVQAIVGKMCKL from the exons ATGAGTGACGTTTGTAAATACATTCAAGTCGAGGCCGACGACGGCTGCTGGGCACTGGCGGACCGCTGTGGCATCTCCGAGGACGACCTTGTGAAGTATAATCCTGGGGATGGCTTCTGTGACAACCTCATTCTTGATCAATACGTCTGTTGTTCAGAGGGTGATCTGCCAGACTTTTCGCCCAGgcctgatgatgatggcaacTGCTACGTCTACGTTGTTCAGAAGGACGACAACTGCGCTGATATCGCCAAGGCAAACAAGATCAATGACTGggagaagatcgaagacTGGAATACACTTACAtggggctggatgggatgcGGTTCGCTACCGGAAAAGGCCAACATCTGTCTCAGTGAGGGTGATCCGCCATTTCCAGCCACagttgatgctgctgtttgCGGTCCTCAG AAAAGTGACACCAAAAAGCCAGACAAAGGCAGTGTCTGGGACTGGGCCGACCTGAACCCATGCCCCCTCAACGCCTGTTGCGATGTCTGGGGCCAATGCGGTATCACGCCGGAATTCTGCACCAATTCCACGGAGGACGGCGG AGCCCCAGGCACGGCCAAAAATGGCACTAACGGCTGCATATCTAACTGTGGCACCGAGATCAAGAGTACATCCACCCGCCCCGGTAGGCCGATGCGCATCGGCTACTTCGAGGCGTGGAATCTTGACCGGCCCTGTGCCAATATGGACATTTCCAAGATGACGGATGGTGACATTTATACGCATATCCATTGGGCCTTCGGCAATATCACAGACAGCTGGGAGGTGGACGTCAGCGGTCTACAGGAACAGTTTGACGGGCTGaaagagcttgaagatatccagaaGATTCTGAGCTTTGGTGGTTGGGGGTTCTCAACTGAGCCCTATACGCACAATATTTTTCGGGAGGGCGTCAAGGATGGCAATCGTCAGATTCTTGCTGCCAATGTTGCCAAGTTCGTTAACGATAATGACCTGGACGGGGTGGACTTTGACTGGGAATATCCTGGT GCGCAAGATATTCCAGGCATTCAACCAGATAGCCCTGACTCAGGCAAGAACTATGCCGCATTCCTGAAGCTTGTTCGGGAGGCGTTGGATGAAGACAGGACCATGTCGATGGCTCTTCCGGCATCTTACTGGTACCTCAAGGGCTTTGACCCTCTGACCCAGTACGATGAGTACATGGATTATTATGTCTACATGACCTACGACCTTCACGGCCAGTGGGACTGGAACAACACATACGTCAA CCCCGGTTGTCCGCTCGGGGATTGCCTCCGCAGCCATGTAAACAAGACTGAGACAGAGTACGCCCTGTCGATGGTGACCAAGGCTGGACTGCCGTCTATCAAGATCGTTCCTGGTCTCGCCCTCTACGGGCGCAGTTTCGAGATGACAGACCCAGACTGCAAAGGGCCGGAGTGCAAATTTACTGGGAAGGAGTCTGGTGCCACCAAGGGTTCCTGCACCAATAC TGCCGGATACATTTCGAATCTCGAGATTTACAGCCTGATTAACCAAGCGAGCAacatcgacgacgaggaagacccTGTCAGCATTGAGCAGtacgaggacgagggcgacaTCTTA atctacaacaacaaccagtGGGTGTCCTGGCTCACCCCCGAAAGCTACAGTGCCCGCCAACAATGGTACGACGAGCTGCACTTCGGCGGCAGCGTCGACTGGGCCAGCGACCTCAACAGGACATACGGCAACAACGGCACAGGTGACCAAGAGGATACAGACGACGGATGGGGGAACCTTGAGCCCTGTCCACAGATTGTCTTCCCATATCTTGAAGGACTCCAGACAGGCATCGACAACGGCATCCCCGACTACTGCATCCCGGAGATGACACTCGACACGCTTACCTGGATGCTCGACGTGGCGTACGGAAACTATACCGATGTGAACAACGGCTACGACGAGATGTTTGACTACTACGTCAAGTACATCGAGAAGATCATCCCCTCCGTGCTCAACAACGCATTCATGCTCAACATGAGCACCACAGACACGAACCAGCTGGTCCCCGACGACGGTTACGGCATGCAATACTTCGACTGCCGATTCCCTGAGCAAGACGACTGGGTCTCCTGCGCCAAGTGGGACGATAACCTTGACGCGCTCTGGCGATACCTCGACGCCACTGATCTCAAGCTccgcgacgaagatggcttCGACAAAGCCCTCGCCACTGCTGGTCTGATGCGCGACTGGATCGACTTCGGCGAGTGGTCCATCACGCGTCGCAATCTTGCTGTTCGGCCGCCGGAGTCGACCACGCTCAGCTTCACGGGTTGGCCTATAAGGAATGAGTCCATGGTCGTTAGTAACCCCAAGGATATTGTTACAAAGGGTTTACCGGATATTCCAACTTTGAGGGAAGAAATGCAGGCGACCAGGCTGGAGATCATGGCCGGGCTCTGGATTGGTGGTGATCcaggcgctgctgctgtggcgTATACGCCCCCTGTGCTGATGCTGGAGCAGGCTGTTGACAGCATGAAGCAGGCTAAGGAGCtcggcgagaaggaggaagaggaagaagaagaggaggagcggaaGCGTATGGAGAACATCATCTTGCTTGTGATAGGGGTCGTGTTGATGTTTGTGCCGGTGGTTGGCACTGAGGTGGCAGCTGGACTGGGCTTTGCGAACGTGGCTCGGGTTATTGCCATCGCGGGGGAACTAGGCAATGCGGCTATGGCTACGTATGACACGGTCAATGACCCAGCCTCGGCGGTTGTTAATATGCTGGGCATGTTGTTCGGGGCAGGCAGTATTGCGAAGGTGGCGCGCGACGCAAAGGGACTTACGAAGGTTGCGGACTGGAGAAGGGGCATGAAGACAGGCGAGATCTCCTCCATGGGCAAGATCTTCCAGGATGGCGATAGTAAGGTACAAGCCATCGTTGGGAAGATGTGCAAGCTGTGA